One Kineococcus radiotolerans SRS30216 = ATCC BAA-149 DNA window includes the following coding sequences:
- the rplU gene encoding 50S ribosomal protein L21, protein MVYAIVRAGGRQEKVAVGDVLTIDRVPVASGETLQLQPLLLVDGETVTHDASALAGVKVVAEVVEEAKGPKITILKYKNKTGYRKRQGHRQPLTRVKITSIGE, encoded by the coding sequence GTGGTGTACGCCATCGTCCGCGCCGGCGGCCGGCAGGAGAAGGTTGCGGTCGGCGACGTGCTGACCATCGACCGTGTCCCCGTGGCCAGCGGGGAGACGCTGCAGCTGCAGCCCCTTCTCCTCGTCGACGGCGAGACCGTCACTCACGACGCTTCGGCGCTCGCGGGTGTCAAGGTCGTCGCCGAGGTGGTCGAGGAGGCCAAGGGCCCCAAGATCACCATCCTGAAGTACAAGAACAAGACCGGGTACCGCAAGCGTCAGGGCCACCGCCAGCCGCTGACCCGCGTCAAGATCACCAGCATCGGGGAGTGA
- a CDS encoding glutamate-5-semialdehyde dehydrogenase, translated as MTLAPVQPAGTTVEEAVLAVCRRAKVASRPLRLASRATKDAALHAIADAIEAATERIVTANGEDLARGAADGTSPHLLDRLRLDPQRVAAVAAAVREVAALPDPVGEVVRGSTLPNGLRLRQLRVPMGVLGVVYEARPNVTVDVAVLALKSGNAVVLRGGSAAQSSNTVLVEVVRGALESVGLPADAVTSIDEHGRDGVGALLTARGLVDLLVPRGGADLIQRVVREATVPVIETGVGNCHVYVDASADLAQAVEIVLNAKTSRPSVCNAAETVLVHSALAADFLPTLLRALHEAGVVLHADATSLAAARAAGLPAQPVTDEDWAAEFHGLEIAVGVVDSVQDAVEHIARWTSAHTEAVLATDVRVTDYFCAAVDSAVVAVNASTRFTDGGEFGLGAEVGISTQKLHARGPMGLAELTTTTWQVLGDGHVRV; from the coding sequence ATGACGCTCGCGCCCGTGCAGCCTGCCGGAACCACCGTGGAGGAGGCCGTGCTGGCCGTCTGCCGACGGGCCAAGGTCGCCTCGCGCCCGCTGCGCCTGGCCTCCCGGGCCACCAAGGACGCTGCGCTGCACGCGATCGCGGACGCCATCGAGGCGGCCACCGAGCGCATCGTGACCGCCAACGGCGAGGACCTCGCCCGCGGCGCGGCCGACGGCACCTCGCCGCACCTCCTGGACCGGCTGCGGCTGGACCCGCAGCGGGTCGCCGCCGTCGCGGCGGCGGTGCGCGAGGTCGCCGCGCTGCCCGACCCCGTCGGGGAGGTCGTGCGCGGCTCCACGCTGCCCAACGGGCTGCGGCTGCGCCAGTTGCGGGTGCCGATGGGCGTGCTCGGGGTCGTCTACGAGGCCCGGCCCAACGTCACCGTCGACGTGGCGGTGCTCGCGCTCAAGAGCGGCAACGCCGTCGTGCTGCGCGGCGGGTCGGCCGCGCAGTCCAGCAACACCGTCCTCGTGGAGGTCGTCCGCGGGGCCCTGGAGAGCGTCGGCCTGCCTGCCGACGCCGTCACCAGCATCGACGAGCACGGCCGCGACGGGGTGGGTGCCCTGCTCACCGCCCGCGGGCTGGTCGACCTCCTCGTCCCGCGCGGGGGCGCGGACCTCATCCAGCGCGTCGTGCGCGAGGCCACCGTCCCCGTCATCGAGACCGGCGTCGGCAACTGCCACGTCTACGTGGACGCCTCCGCCGACCTCGCGCAGGCCGTCGAGATCGTCCTCAACGCCAAGACCTCGCGCCCCAGCGTCTGCAACGCCGCCGAGACGGTCCTGGTCCACTCCGCGCTCGCGGCCGACTTCCTGCCGACCCTGCTGCGCGCCCTGCACGAGGCCGGGGTGGTGCTGCACGCCGACGCGACGTCGCTGGCCGCCGCGCGGGCGGCCGGGCTGCCCGCGCAGCCGGTCACCGACGAGGACTGGGCCGCGGAGTTCCACGGCCTGGAGATCGCCGTCGGGGTCGTGGACTCCGTGCAGGACGCCGTCGAGCACATCGCCCGCTGGACCTCCGCGCACACCGAGGCGGTCCTGGCCACCGACGTCCGGGTGACGGACTACTTCTGCGCCGCGGTCGACTCCGCCGTGGTCGCCGTGAACGCCTCGACGCGGTTCACCGACGGCGGCGAGTTCGGGCTCGGCGCCGAGGTCGGCATCTCCACCCAGAAGCTGCACGCGCGGGGCCCGATGGGCCTGGCCGAGCTCACCACCACCACCTGGCAGGTCCTCGGCGACGGTCACGTCCGCGTCTGA
- a CDS encoding carbohydrate ABC transporter permease encodes MTQVLDDRGTLPRQRGGGPRRGVPGRHRPGHVSTWLAAPSLAGLALMLVYPTVFVVALAFTKSSLARPLQRFTGTDNFVEAWESLAFAGSLLRSVVFAVVAALAATALGVVLALLLHARGTRFGVVGTILLLPLVTPPVMVGVAWKLMLAPVGGAFGGLFSAIGFPGANPLGDGVGAFSALVVMHVWQWTPLVTLLVFAALLGVPEELREAAALDGAGPWRTFTSVVWPVVAPNVLSVLLLELVIGLKVFDLVTVVTQGGPGVSTIVSSFEIFRTGMRGSYEIGTAAAETLVFGLVVGVLTTVVTLLRARAVRADR; translated from the coding sequence ATGACCCAGGTCCTCGACGACCGGGGGACGCTGCCCCGCCAGCGCGGCGGCGGTCCCCGCCGGGGCGTGCCCGGCCGGCACCGCCCCGGGCACGTCTCGACGTGGCTGGCCGCGCCGAGCCTGGCCGGGCTCGCGCTGATGCTCGTCTACCCGACGGTGTTCGTCGTGGCGCTGGCGTTCACGAAGTCCTCCCTGGCCCGGCCGCTGCAGCGGTTCACCGGGACCGACAACTTCGTCGAAGCCTGGGAGTCGCTGGCCTTCGCCGGCTCCCTGCTCCGCTCGGTGGTGTTCGCGGTGGTCGCGGCCCTGGCGGCGACGGCGCTGGGCGTGGTCCTCGCCCTGCTGCTGCACGCCCGCGGCACCCGCTTCGGCGTCGTCGGGACGATCCTGCTGCTGCCGCTGGTCACCCCGCCGGTCATGGTCGGGGTGGCGTGGAAGCTCATGCTCGCCCCCGTGGGCGGGGCGTTCGGGGGGTTGTTCTCCGCGATCGGGTTCCCGGGGGCGAACCCGCTGGGCGACGGCGTGGGCGCGTTCAGCGCGCTCGTCGTCATGCACGTCTGGCAGTGGACCCCGCTGGTGACGCTGCTGGTGTTCGCGGCCCTGCTCGGGGTCCCCGAGGAACTGCGCGAGGCCGCGGCGCTCGACGGCGCCGGGCCGTGGCGCACGTTCACCTCGGTGGTCTGGCCGGTCGTGGCCCCCAACGTCCTCTCCGTGCTGCTGCTGGAGCTGGTCATCGGGCTGAAGGTGTTCGACCTGGTGACGGTCGTCACCCAGGGCGGCCCCGGGGTCTCCACCATCGTCAGCAGCTTCGAGATCTTCCGGACGGGCATGCGCGGCAGCTACGAGATCGGCACCGCCGCCGCGGAGACCCTGGTCTTCGGTCTCGTCGTCGGCGTCCTCACCACCGTCGTCACGCTGCTGCGGGCACGCGCCGTGCGGGCGGACCGGTGA
- the proB gene encoding glutamate 5-kinase produces MSTPSTVTRREDLARAGRVVVKVGSSSLTTAVGGLDAARLGALVDVLAARRAGGGEVVLVSSGAIAAGLAPLGLRKRPRDLASQQAAASVGQGLLLAEYARAFARAGLTVGQVLLTAEDVVRRTHYGNAQRTLERLLSLGVVPVVNENDTVATHEIRFGDNDRLAALVAHLVRADALVLLSDVDALYDAPPSTPGASRLATVRGPEDLGGVTVGSAGAAGVGTGGMATKVEAAGIAVAAGVPALVTSAALAGDALAGADVGTWFPVTATGRARRSTRQLWLAHAAAPAGRLVLDEGAVRAVRQARSSLLPAGVVGLSGRFRAGDPVDLVDGNGHALARGLVNYSSEELPDLLGRSTRELARQWGPAYEREVVHRDHLVLLGR; encoded by the coding sequence GTGAGCACCCCGTCCACGGTCACCCGGCGCGAGGACCTCGCGCGGGCCGGTCGCGTCGTGGTCAAGGTCGGTTCGTCGTCGCTGACGACGGCCGTCGGCGGCCTCGACGCGGCCCGGCTGGGTGCCCTCGTGGACGTGCTCGCCGCGCGGCGGGCCGGGGGAGGGGAGGTCGTCCTCGTCTCCTCCGGCGCGATCGCGGCCGGGCTGGCCCCGCTGGGCCTGCGCAAGCGCCCACGCGACCTCGCCAGCCAGCAGGCCGCGGCCAGCGTCGGCCAGGGTCTGCTGCTGGCCGAGTACGCCCGCGCCTTCGCCCGGGCGGGGCTGACCGTCGGGCAGGTCCTCCTCACCGCCGAGGACGTCGTGCGGCGCACCCACTACGGCAACGCCCAGCGCACGCTGGAGCGGCTGCTGAGCCTGGGGGTCGTCCCGGTCGTCAACGAGAACGACACCGTGGCCACCCACGAGATCCGCTTCGGGGACAACGACCGGCTGGCGGCGCTGGTGGCCCACCTGGTGCGGGCCGACGCGCTCGTCCTGCTCTCCGACGTCGACGCCCTCTACGACGCCCCGCCCTCGACCCCGGGGGCGAGCCGGCTGGCCACGGTGCGCGGCCCGGAGGACCTCGGCGGGGTGACGGTGGGCTCCGCCGGAGCGGCCGGGGTCGGCACGGGGGGCATGGCCACCAAGGTCGAGGCCGCCGGGATCGCGGTGGCGGCGGGGGTGCCGGCGCTGGTGACCTCCGCGGCGCTGGCCGGTGACGCGCTGGCCGGGGCCGACGTCGGGACCTGGTTCCCGGTGACCGCCACCGGCCGGGCCCGGCGCAGCACCCGTCAGCTGTGGCTCGCGCACGCCGCGGCGCCCGCGGGCCGCCTCGTCCTGGACGAGGGGGCGGTGCGCGCGGTCCGGCAGGCCCGGTCCTCGCTGCTGCCGGCGGGGGTGGTGGGGTTGTCCGGGCGCTTCCGCGCCGGGGATCCGGTGGACCTCGTCGACGGAAACGGTCACGCGCTGGCCCGGGGACTGGTGAACTACTCCTCGGAGGAACTTCCGGACCTGCTCGGCCGGTCGACGCGCGAGCTCGCCCGGCAGTGGGGTCCGGCCTACGAGCGCGAGGTGGTCCACCGCGACCACCTGGTGCTCCTGGGACGCTGA
- a CDS encoding LLM class flavin-dependent oxidoreductase codes for MTDRRVHLNAFDMTCVGHQSPGLWRHPDDESHRFDDIRYWTGLAKLLERGRFDSLFIADVLGVYDVYKGGPETALRESTQVPVGDPLLAVSAMGAVTEHLGFGVTVSLTYEQPYSFARKLATLDHYTNGRVGWNVVTSYLESAARNLGLSTQISHDERYELGEEFMEVVYKLWEGSWEDDAVVRDAEAGVFTDPAKVHPIEHHGRFFDVPGIGLTAPSPQRTPVIFQAGASPRGIAFAARHGEAVFNTATRPEVMRPWVDRLRAAAAEAGRDPRSIKVFTLVTIITAATDEEARAKYEDYAQHVSYDGALNLYGGWSGLDLSSYPPDEPLEYAETEAVRSAVEAFSTADPDRKWTPRDIANWVGIGGMGAVVVGSPTTVADELQRWMEVGDVDGFNCAYAITPGTFEDIVEFVVPELQRRGVYPTEYEGETLRETIYGKGQVHVRDDHPAAAHKLNRERV; via the coding sequence GTGACTGACCGCAGGGTCCACCTCAACGCCTTCGACATGACGTGCGTCGGCCACCAGTCCCCGGGCTTGTGGCGGCACCCGGACGACGAGTCGCACCGCTTCGACGACATCCGGTACTGGACCGGACTGGCGAAGCTGCTGGAACGGGGCCGGTTCGACTCGCTGTTCATCGCCGACGTCCTCGGGGTCTACGACGTCTACAAGGGGGGCCCGGAGACGGCGCTGCGCGAGTCGACGCAGGTGCCGGTGGGCGACCCGCTGCTCGCGGTGTCCGCGATGGGCGCGGTGACCGAGCACCTCGGGTTCGGGGTCACGGTGTCGCTGACCTACGAGCAGCCCTACTCCTTCGCCCGCAAGCTGGCGACGCTGGACCACTACACGAACGGCCGCGTCGGCTGGAACGTCGTGACCAGCTACCTGGAGTCCGCGGCGAGGAACCTCGGCCTGTCGACGCAGATCTCCCACGACGAGCGGTACGAGCTCGGCGAGGAGTTCATGGAGGTCGTCTACAAGCTGTGGGAGGGTTCCTGGGAGGACGACGCCGTCGTCCGCGACGCCGAGGCCGGGGTGTTCACCGACCCGGCGAAGGTCCACCCGATCGAGCACCACGGCCGGTTCTTCGACGTCCCCGGCATCGGGCTGACCGCTCCCTCCCCCCAGCGCACGCCGGTCATCTTCCAGGCCGGGGCCTCCCCGCGCGGCATCGCCTTCGCCGCCCGCCACGGGGAGGCGGTCTTCAACACCGCCACCCGCCCGGAGGTCATGCGGCCCTGGGTGGACCGGCTGCGCGCCGCGGCCGCCGAGGCCGGCCGCGACCCGCGCAGCATCAAGGTCTTCACCCTGGTCACGATCATCACCGCGGCCACCGACGAGGAGGCCCGGGCGAAGTACGAGGACTACGCGCAGCACGTCAGCTACGACGGCGCCCTGAACCTCTACGGCGGCTGGAGCGGGCTGGACCTCTCCAGCTACCCGCCGGACGAGCCCCTGGAGTACGCCGAGACCGAGGCCGTGCGCAGCGCCGTCGAGGCGTTCTCCACCGCCGACCCGGACCGGAAGTGGACCCCGCGCGACATCGCGAACTGGGTCGGCATCGGCGGGATGGGTGCGGTGGTCGTCGGCTCCCCCACCACCGTGGCCGACGAGCTGCAGCGGTGGATGGAGGTCGGTGACGTCGACGGGTTCAACTGCGCCTACGCCATCACCCCCGGCACCTTCGAGGACATCGTCGAGTTCGTCGTCCCCGAGCTGCAGCGCCGCGGGGTCTACCCCACCGAGTACGAGGGCGAGACGCTGCGGGAGACGATCTACGGCAAGGGCCAGGTCCACGTGCGCGACGACCACCCCGCCGCCGCGCACAAGCTGAACCGCGAGCGGGTGTGA
- the obgE gene encoding GTPase ObgE — protein sequence MSTHFVDRVVVHASGGDGGNGCASVHREKFKPLGGPDGGNGGKGGDVILEVDPQVTTLLDLQRRPHRSAPDGRFGMGSHRNGADGDDLVIGVPDGTIVRSASGELLADLVGPGTRYVAAPGGRGGLGNAALASAKRKAPGFALLGEPGEVLDLHLEVKTLADVALVGFPSAGKSSLVAALSAARPKIADYPFTTLVPNLGVVEAGSTRYTVADVPGLIPGASEGRGLGLDFLRHVERCVALVHVLDGANLETDRDPVSDLEAIEKELAAYRVDDGAVPLQDRPRIIVINKADVPDARDMAEIVRADLEEQGAPVFVVSAVAHTGLRELSFAMAELVSAARAAEPEAVPTRIVLSPRAVDDQGFKVTREEYGDQENRQVRFRVRGEKPRRWVRQTDFTNDEAVGYLADRLARLGVEDELFKAGATPGAEVVIGDDANAVVFDWEPTMHAGAEVLGQRGSDLRLEDHSRPTRDEKRLQERERRAAKVTARDELEAERRAGHWTAADEADEELSQR from the coding sequence ATGTCCACCCACTTCGTGGACCGGGTCGTCGTGCACGCCTCCGGTGGTGACGGCGGCAACGGGTGCGCCTCGGTGCACCGCGAGAAGTTCAAGCCCCTCGGCGGCCCCGACGGCGGCAACGGCGGCAAGGGCGGGGACGTGATCCTCGAGGTCGACCCCCAGGTGACCACCCTGCTCGACCTGCAGCGCCGCCCCCACCGCAGCGCGCCCGACGGCCGGTTCGGCATGGGCAGCCACCGCAACGGCGCCGACGGCGACGACCTCGTCATCGGCGTCCCGGACGGCACCATCGTCCGCTCCGCGAGCGGGGAGCTGCTGGCCGACCTCGTCGGGCCCGGCACCCGCTACGTGGCCGCCCCGGGCGGGCGCGGCGGGCTCGGCAACGCCGCCCTGGCCTCGGCCAAGCGCAAGGCCCCCGGGTTCGCGCTCCTCGGCGAGCCGGGCGAGGTCCTCGACCTCCACCTGGAGGTCAAGACCCTCGCCGACGTGGCCCTGGTCGGGTTCCCCAGCGCCGGGAAGTCGAGCCTGGTCGCCGCGCTGTCCGCGGCCCGGCCCAAGATCGCCGACTACCCCTTCACCACCCTCGTCCCCAACCTCGGCGTCGTCGAGGCCGGCTCCACCCGCTACACCGTCGCCGACGTCCCCGGTCTCATCCCCGGCGCCAGCGAGGGCCGCGGTCTCGGGCTGGACTTCCTGCGCCACGTCGAGCGCTGCGTGGCCCTCGTCCACGTCCTGGACGGGGCGAACCTCGAGACCGACCGCGACCCGGTGAGCGACCTCGAGGCCATCGAGAAGGAGCTCGCCGCCTACCGCGTCGACGACGGGGCCGTGCCGCTGCAGGACCGTCCCCGGATCATCGTCATCAACAAGGCCGACGTGCCCGACGCCCGGGACATGGCCGAGATCGTCCGCGCGGACCTCGAGGAGCAGGGAGCGCCGGTCTTCGTCGTCTCCGCCGTGGCGCACACCGGGCTGCGCGAGCTGTCCTTCGCGATGGCCGAGCTCGTCTCCGCCGCCCGCGCGGCGGAGCCCGAGGCCGTCCCGACCCGCATCGTGCTCTCCCCGCGGGCCGTCGACGACCAGGGTTTCAAGGTCACGCGCGAGGAGTACGGCGACCAGGAGAACCGCCAGGTGCGCTTCCGCGTGCGCGGCGAGAAGCCCCGCCGCTGGGTCCGCCAGACCGACTTCACCAACGACGAGGCCGTGGGCTACCTCGCCGACCGGCTCGCCCGGCTCGGGGTCGAGGACGAGCTGTTCAAGGCCGGTGCGACGCCGGGGGCCGAGGTCGTCATCGGCGACGACGCCAACGCCGTCGTCTTCGACTGGGAGCCGACGATGCACGCCGGGGCCGAGGTCCTCGGCCAGCGCGGCAGCGACCTCCGCCTGGAGGACCACTCCCGCCCCACCCGCGACGAGAAGCGCCTGCAGGAGCGGGAACGCCGGGCCGCGAAGGTCACCGCGCGCGACGAGCTCGAAGCCGAACGCCGCGCCGGGCACTGGACGGCCGCCGACGAGGCGGACGAGGAGCTCTCGCAGCGGTGA
- the rpmA gene encoding 50S ribosomal protein L27, whose translation MAHKKGASSSRNGRDSNAQRLGVKRFGGQVVLAGEIIVRQRGTHFHPGAGVGRGGDDTLFALVPGAVEFGTRRGRKVINIVAAGE comes from the coding sequence ATGGCACACAAGAAGGGCGCGAGCTCCTCGCGCAACGGTCGTGACTCCAACGCCCAGCGCCTCGGCGTGAAGCGCTTCGGTGGTCAGGTCGTCCTGGCGGGCGAGATCATCGTCCGCCAGCGCGGCACCCACTTCCACCCCGGCGCCGGTGTGGGCCGTGGCGGCGACGACACGCTGTTCGCCCTGGTCCCGGGGGCCGTCGAGTTCGGCACCCGTCGCGGCCGCAAGGTCATCAACATCGTCGCAGCCGGCGAGTGA
- a CDS encoding carbohydrate ABC transporter permease encodes MTATALRRSGLRLVLALVAFVALLPVLFMASLSLRSVDDIANGGWLPTAFVWSNFARAFETVPLSTMLVNSWVVAIGATLLTSVVAVPAAYVTARAGVRGERLQTLLLASYCAPPIVAVLPLYYLLKQADLTNSALGLVLVNGLANVPVAVWLLDGFVRRIPLEIEEAGWVDGLSTSQGLRRLVLPLLAPGLVAALLICLFLSYNEFLFAVSFSQSTSSQTLPVGLSLFQGDRTVQFGQQAAASLVGIVPMYVLAVVAQKWLVGGLSAGAVK; translated from the coding sequence GTGACCGCGACGGCGCTGCGCCGCAGCGGTCTGCGGCTGGTCCTGGCGCTCGTCGCGTTCGTGGCGCTGCTGCCCGTGCTGTTCATGGCGTCGCTGTCGCTGCGCAGCGTCGACGACATCGCCAACGGCGGCTGGCTGCCCACCGCGTTCGTGTGGTCGAACTTCGCGAGGGCCTTCGAGACGGTCCCGCTGTCGACGATGCTGGTGAACTCCTGGGTCGTCGCGATCGGCGCGACCCTGCTCACCTCGGTCGTCGCGGTGCCGGCGGCCTACGTGACCGCCCGCGCGGGGGTCCGCGGGGAGCGCCTGCAGACGCTGCTGCTGGCCAGCTACTGCGCACCGCCGATCGTCGCGGTCCTGCCGCTGTACTACCTGCTCAAGCAGGCCGACCTGACGAACTCCGCGCTCGGGCTGGTCCTGGTGAACGGGCTGGCGAACGTGCCGGTGGCGGTGTGGTTGCTGGACGGCTTCGTCCGGCGCATCCCGCTGGAGATCGAGGAGGCCGGCTGGGTCGACGGGTTGTCGACGAGCCAGGGCCTGCGCCGCCTGGTGCTGCCGCTGCTGGCTCCCGGTCTCGTCGCCGCGCTGCTGATCTGCCTGTTCCTGTCCTACAACGAGTTCCTCTTCGCGGTGTCGTTCTCCCAGAGCACCTCCAGCCAGACCCTGCCGGTCGGGTTGTCGCTGTTCCAGGGGGACCGCACCGTGCAGTTCGGTCAGCAGGCCGCGGCATCGCTCGTCGGGATCGTCCCGATGTACGTGCTCGCGGTCGTGGCCCAGAAGTGGCTGGTCGGCGGCCTGTCCGCCGGCGCCGTCAAGTGA
- a CDS encoding glycosyltransferase family 2 protein produces MPPSEVALSVVVPAYDEAEVLPAFAARLRPVLDDRLERGLGGYEVLVVDDGSTDATPVVLARLRRDWPQLRVLRLRANAGHQAALSAGLARARGREGVVTMDADLQDPPEVLPFVLAAADEGHDVVYAVRADRSVDSALKRLTAAGFYRLVRALGGRAPAQAGDFRFTSREVVDTVLQLPEAHRVLRLVVPDLGFASTTVGYVRGARGAGRTKYPLGRMLRLSLDAITGSSTAPLRLASLFGLGGALLTFLLLVYAFASFALGTTVPGWTSTVAVVAGVGTLQLLCLGVLGEYVGRLYVQLQNRPTYLVASDSLEEPQTRT; encoded by the coding sequence GTGCCCCCCTCCGAGGTCGCCCTCTCGGTGGTCGTCCCCGCCTACGACGAGGCCGAGGTGCTGCCCGCCTTCGCCGCGCGGCTGCGCCCCGTCCTCGACGACCGGCTCGAGCGCGGGCTCGGCGGCTACGAGGTGCTCGTCGTCGACGACGGCAGCACCGACGCCACCCCCGTCGTCCTCGCCCGGCTGCGCCGGGACTGGCCGCAGCTGCGGGTGCTGCGGCTGCGGGCCAACGCCGGCCACCAGGCCGCCCTCTCGGCCGGGCTGGCCCGCGCGCGCGGGCGCGAGGGCGTCGTCACGATGGACGCGGACCTCCAGGACCCCCCGGAGGTGCTCCCGTTCGTGCTGGCCGCGGCCGACGAGGGGCACGACGTCGTCTACGCCGTGCGCGCGGACCGCTCGGTGGACTCCGCGCTCAAGCGGCTCACCGCGGCCGGCTTCTACCGGCTGGTGCGGGCCCTGGGGGGACGGGCGCCGGCCCAGGCCGGCGACTTCCGGTTCACCAGCCGGGAGGTGGTGGACACCGTCCTGCAGCTGCCGGAGGCGCACCGGGTGCTGCGGCTGGTGGTGCCCGACCTCGGGTTCGCCTCGACCACCGTCGGCTACGTGCGCGGGGCCCGCGGCGCCGGGCGCACGAAGTACCCGCTGGGGCGGATGCTGCGGCTGTCCCTGGACGCCATCACCGGCTCCTCCACGGCGCCGTTGCGGCTGGCCTCGCTCTTCGGCCTCGGCGGGGCGCTGCTGACCTTCCTGCTGCTCGTCTACGCGTTCGCGTCCTTCGCGCTGGGCACGACCGTGCCCGGCTGGACCTCGACGGTGGCCGTCGTCGCGGGGGTGGGGACCCTGCAGCTGCTGTGCCTCGGGGTGCTGGGCGAGTACGTGGGCCGGCTCTACGTGCAGCTGCAGAACCGGCCGACGTACCTCGTCGCCAGCGACTCCCTGGAGGAGCCTCAGACGCGGACGTGA
- a CDS encoding ABC transporter substrate-binding protein, with translation MSAPRRTPLPAANARPTATRRRVLSSALGVGALAATGGLGACGDGGTTAGLAADAAVDLQGATIKLMVNQPHVLAFTDLLGPRFEAEFGGKLEVTAIPYDQLTSKQILDVQGGDGEFDVFDYFYFGLGELVNADALIDLTDWIGANPDIATDDFLPSIYDPYTLLDGKRYGLPFDGDTHVLYYNAEVFDRYGVQPPTTWDEYDAAAAKITQDSGGSVYGAIVEGQQVPMILGCSFINRLAGYGGTLVDADGRPAFAGAEGLAALQHLVDVSPHALPTPLQTGFDQANSAFLSGQGAMLDTWTDLGLKAQDPSSSKIVDKWGVVTLPVGGSNTTPRSALDAGFGLGVSSASAQQDKAAAFVKWATDKDRNFLLASTAGSGIDPARTSVLASAEYAAAAGKATDVIREGLEGDPLAWPSQAGAPKALQDLVDQLALAIQGSEDPQAALDKAAESWEAELG, from the coding sequence ATGTCCGCGCCCCGTCGCACCCCCCTGCCCGCCGCGAACGCCCGCCCGACCGCGACCCGCCGGCGGGTCCTGTCCTCCGCCCTGGGGGTCGGCGCCCTCGCCGCCACCGGCGGCCTGGGCGCCTGCGGCGACGGGGGGACGACCGCCGGCCTCGCCGCCGACGCCGCCGTCGACCTGCAGGGCGCGACGATCAAGCTGATGGTCAACCAGCCGCACGTGCTGGCCTTCACCGACCTGCTGGGGCCGAGGTTCGAGGCGGAGTTCGGCGGGAAGCTCGAGGTCACCGCGATCCCCTACGACCAGCTGACGAGCAAGCAGATCCTGGACGTGCAGGGCGGCGACGGCGAGTTCGACGTCTTCGACTACTTCTACTTCGGCCTGGGCGAGCTGGTGAACGCCGACGCGCTGATCGACCTGACCGACTGGATCGGCGCCAACCCCGACATCGCCACCGACGACTTCCTGCCCTCGATCTACGACCCCTACACGCTGCTCGACGGCAAGCGCTACGGCCTGCCCTTCGACGGCGACACCCACGTCCTCTACTACAACGCCGAGGTCTTCGACCGGTACGGCGTGCAGCCCCCGACGACGTGGGACGAGTACGACGCCGCCGCCGCGAAGATCACCCAGGACTCCGGCGGCAGCGTCTACGGCGCCATCGTCGAGGGCCAGCAGGTCCCCATGATCCTCGGCTGCTCCTTCATCAACCGCCTCGCCGGCTACGGCGGCACCCTCGTCGACGCCGACGGCCGGCCCGCCTTCGCCGGCGCGGAGGGCCTGGCCGCCCTGCAGCACCTCGTCGACGTCTCCCCGCACGCCCTGCCGACGCCGCTGCAGACCGGCTTCGACCAGGCCAACTCGGCCTTCCTCTCCGGGCAGGGCGCGATGCTGGACACCTGGACCGACCTCGGCCTGAAGGCGCAGGACCCGTCGAGCTCGAAGATCGTCGACAAGTGGGGTGTCGTCACCCTCCCCGTCGGCGGGTCGAACACCACCCCGCGCAGCGCCCTGGACGCCGGCTTCGGCCTCGGCGTCTCGAGCGCGTCGGCGCAGCAGGACAAGGCCGCGGCCTTCGTGAAGTGGGCCACCGACAAGGACCGCAACTTCCTGCTGGCCTCCACCGCCGGCTCCGGCATCGACCCCGCGCGCACCAGCGTCCTCGCCTCCGCGGAGTACGCCGCCGCCGCCGGGAAGGCCACCGACGTCATCCGCGAGGGGCTGGAGGGCGACCCGCTGGCGTGGCCCAGCCAGGCCGGGGCGCCGAAGGCGCTGCAGGACCTCGTCGACCAGCTCGCCCTGGCCATCCAGGGCAGCGAGGACCCGCAGGCCGCGCTCGACAAGGCGGCGGAGAGCTGGGAGGCGGAACTCGGATGA